A genomic stretch from Schaalia odontolytica includes:
- the purQ gene encoding phosphoribosylformylglycinamidine synthase subunit PurQ encodes MRRVGVVTFPGTLDDRDAARAVEIAGAEAVSLWHKDADLRGVDAVVIPGGFSYGDYLRCGAIAATAPVMSEIVREAGRGLPVLGICNGFQVLCESHLLPGALIRNDHQKFLCRDQVLRIENADTAWTRAYSAGETITVPLKNGEGNFQASPAELERLEGEGRVVFRYVDFNPNGSAGDIAGVTNAAGNVVGLMPHPEHATEVGFGPLALGPDGASHHGGTDGLGIFRSVLASLVG; translated from the coding sequence GTGAGGCGCGTCGGAGTCGTCACCTTCCCCGGCACCCTCGACGACCGTGACGCCGCCCGCGCGGTTGAAATCGCTGGAGCCGAGGCCGTGTCCCTGTGGCACAAGGACGCCGACCTGCGCGGCGTCGACGCGGTCGTTATCCCCGGTGGCTTCTCCTACGGCGACTACCTGCGCTGCGGCGCGATCGCGGCGACCGCTCCCGTCATGAGCGAGATCGTGCGTGAAGCCGGACGAGGCCTACCCGTCCTGGGCATCTGCAACGGCTTCCAGGTGCTGTGCGAGTCGCACCTGCTGCCCGGCGCGCTCATCCGTAACGATCACCAGAAGTTCCTGTGCCGCGACCAGGTGCTGCGCATCGAGAACGCGGACACCGCGTGGACGCGCGCGTACAGTGCCGGCGAGACCATCACGGTCCCCCTCAAGAACGGCGAAGGCAACTTCCAGGCGTCCCCCGCCGAGCTTGAACGCCTCGAAGGCGAAGGGCGCGTCGTGTTCCGCTACGTCGACTTCAACCCCAACGGCAGCGCGGGCGACATCGCGGGCGTCACCAACGCCGCGGGGAACGTCGTCGGCCTGATGCCCCACCCCGAGCACGCGACCGAGGTCGGTTTCGGCCCCCTCGCCCTCGGCCCCGACGGTGCGAGCCACCACGGCGGCACCGACGGCCTGGGAATCTTCCGTTCCGTCCTCGCATCCCTCGTCGGCTGA